The following coding sequences lie in one Commensalibacter oyaizuii genomic window:
- a CDS encoding SMODS domain-containing nucleotidyltransferase produces MSIASMFEDFLTNLRVDNADEISRRYETITCSLNKRFRNNDEKFRNRLQVGSYGRFTAIKGISDLDMLYIMPDSTRGNYWLHGQYKLLSEVKEAIQKRYSSTNIKVDRLVVCVTFTNFYIEVQPVFEQEDGSFLYPDTYCGGSWKKTDPRKEIQATKEFDNQIFRHLCKMVRAWKNKCGVVMGGLLIDTLVYNFLRDNRNYDGKSYSVYHLLSLKFFEFIAGLADQEYFLALGSNQRVKVTSKFQREAKKAYDLCLDAIESDEDHIAYKKWRKIYGYYFPAPARNIANESLSLPYSFENTEEFIERDFSVDIRYSLELDCIVTQNGYRPFFLRLFKGFLAANKDLEFNASNIDVPCPYILKWKVLNIGREAERKNCIRGQIFDDKGYKQIKEKTSFSGNHLVECYVIKDNVVVARQSIIVPIEIK; encoded by the coding sequence ATGTCAATTGCTAGTATGTTTGAAGATTTTTTAACCAATTTAAGAGTTGATAATGCTGATGAAATATCACGGCGCTATGAAACAATTACTTGTTCTCTTAATAAAAGATTTAGAAATAATGATGAAAAATTTCGTAATCGTCTGCAGGTTGGGTCATACGGCAGATTTACAGCTATTAAAGGTATTTCAGATTTAGATATGCTTTATATTATGCCTGATTCAACAAGGGGTAATTATTGGTTACATGGACAATATAAGCTTTTAAGTGAAGTAAAAGAAGCTATTCAAAAAAGATATTCTTCAACTAATATAAAAGTTGATAGATTAGTTGTATGTGTGACTTTTACAAATTTTTATATTGAGGTTCAACCTGTTTTTGAACAAGAAGATGGCAGTTTTTTATACCCAGATACATATTGTGGCGGAAGTTGGAAAAAAACTGATCCCAGAAAAGAAATTCAAGCAACAAAAGAGTTTGATAACCAAATTTTTCGGCATCTTTGTAAAATGGTTAGAGCATGGAAAAATAAGTGTGGTGTAGTTATGGGGGGACTACTTATAGACACATTAGTGTATAATTTTTTACGTGATAATCGTAATTATGATGGTAAAAGCTATTCCGTTTATCATTTGTTAAGTTTAAAATTTTTTGAATTTATAGCGGGTCTAGCTGATCAAGAGTATTTTTTAGCATTAGGAAGCAATCAGAGAGTTAAAGTTACAAGTAAATTTCAAAGAGAAGCAAAAAAGGCATATGATCTTTGTCTTGATGCAATTGAATCAGATGAAGATCATATTGCTTATAAGAAATGGAGGAAAATATATGGATATTATTTTCCTGCTCCAGCCAGAAATATTGCTAATGAATCTTTATCCTTACCTTACTCTTTTGAGAATACAGAGGAATTTATTGAAAGGGATTTTTCAGTAGACATTCGTTATAGTTTAGAGCTGGATTGCATAGTTACTCAGAATGGGTATAGACCGTTTTTTTTAAGATTGTTTAAAGGTTTTTTAGCGGCAAATAAAGACCTTGAATTCAATGCCTCTAATATTGATGTTCCTTGCCCCTATATATTAAAATGGAAGGTTTTGAATATAGGTCGAGAAGCAGAAAGAAAAAATTGTATTCGAGGGCAAATTTTTGATGATAAAGGGTATAAGCAGATTAAAGAAAAAACAAGCTTCTCAGGCAATCATTTAGTAGAATGTTATGTTATAAAAGATAATGTGGTAGTAGCAAGACAAAGTATTATTGTTCCTATTGAGATAAAATAA
- a CDS encoding SLATT domain-containing protein yields the protein MIDMCMCDEIGDYKQKLKDQIKWAYGNIVYAHTCHRKMAERYQKRHKLWQLVQIILSVIVSGSIISTLFYDAYYCKVVSSLFAILLTIINLYLKKYTLVEDAEKHQKSANELWRVREAYISLLVDLRSLDTTEIVTKRNDLQNWTYEIYKSSLKTDYKSYKEARKALKKKEEQTFDEKEIDIMLPNSLRKN from the coding sequence ATGATTGATATGTGTATGTGCGACGAAATAGGAGATTATAAGCAAAAATTAAAAGATCAGATTAAATGGGCTTATGGAAATATTGTATATGCACATACATGTCATCGTAAGATGGCAGAGCGTTATCAAAAACGTCATAAATTATGGCAATTGGTTCAGATAATATTATCAGTTATTGTTAGCGGGTCAATTATTTCTACGTTATTTTATGATGCTTATTATTGCAAAGTGGTTAGTTCATTATTTGCAATTTTATTGACAATAATTAACCTGTATTTAAAAAAATATACATTAGTTGAGGATGCAGAAAAACATCAGAAATCAGCTAATGAGCTTTGGAGAGTAAGAGAGGCATATATTTCTTTGCTTGTCGATTTACGTTCATTAGATACCACTGAAATAGTTACAAAAAGAAATGATCTTCAAAATTGGACTTATGAAATATATAAAAGCTCATTAAAGACAGATTATAAAAGTTATAAAGAGGCTCGTAAGGCATTAAAAAAGAAAGAAGAACAAACTTTTGATGAAAAAGAAATAGACATTATGTTACCAAATTCATTGAGAAAAAATTAA